Genomic segment of Pseudomonas iranensis:
ACGACCGGCGCGGCAACAGCGCTTCGGAAGATCTGGTCGGCAACCGCCTGCCGATTCAGGAAAACTACGGCGGCCTGTATACGCGCCTGACTGAACTGAGTTACGAGCGCAGCCTGTTCACCCCGGCGCTGAATGTGAAGCTCGGTTACATGGCCATGGGCAACGACCTCGGCGGCCTCGACAGCGGCATTCTGTGCAACTTCATGAACGCCGGTTTCTGCGGTCACCCGCTGAACATGTCCGGCGGCAGCGGCTGGACCAACTACCCCAACGCGCGTCTGGGCGTGCGGGTCAAATACGACCTGTCGCCGTCCTGGCAGCTGCGTGTGGCGGCGTTCAACGTCGATCCAGAAAGCAACGGCAATTCCAGCCGAGCCTGGCATCTGGGACCGAAGCACACCACCGGCACCGTCGTGCCGATCGAGTTGGTGTACAAGCACGCCGGCGAGCTGCCGGGTGAGTACAAGCTCGGCTATTACTACGACAGCTCCGACGTCAAACGCATTGGCAGCGACGACGAGGTGTCCGGGCGTGGCGGGCATTATTTGCTGATCGATCAGGCCGTATGGCGTTCGCCGACCTCCGAGGGCCGCAGCCTGCATGCGTTCGGTCAGTATTCGGCGGCTAGCGAAGCAGCCTCGCCGTTCAGCAAGTGGTACGGCACCGGTGTGGTTTTGTACAAACCGTTCGAAGGTCGTCCGCGTGACACCGTCGCCCTGGGTTATGGCCGCGCCGTGCCAAACCCGCGCAGCCGTGATGTGCAACAGGATGCCGCGCTGGCCAATGGTGCTGCGTTCCCTAACCTCGATAGCGCCGAGCAGTTGATCGAGTTGGGTTACGGCTACCAGGCCACCCCATGGCTGACCCTGCGCCCGAACCTGCAATACATCATCGAACCGGGGGCGTTCTCCGGGCAGGACATCGACAATTCGCTGGTGGTGGGGTTGCAGGTCAAGGCTGCGCTTTAAGCCTAGTGGTGAAAGGGCTGCCGTCATCGCGAGCAGGCTCACTCCTACAGGATTAGCGGCGTGCGCAAAATCCCTGCAAAACACAAAACCACTGTGGGAGCGAGCCTGCTCGCGAAAGCGCCGGGTCAGGCGACTGCGATGTTGAATGTTGCGCCGCCTTCGCGAGCAGGCTCGCTCCCACAGGGGGTTTGGGTCAGGTCGGAGAGTTGGATTCGCCGCTGCCGTAGCGGGATACAGAGGAATTGCGGCGGGCAGGAAATTAATTCCAGCGCATCGGTGAATTATTTCGTGTCCGCATGTATCTGAGCCAGAAGAGCCGGCGCCATCATGGAGATGGCATCGCAGCGGTAATCTGGATCAGCAAGCGGGAACAGCGCAATGAAATCACGCAAGAACACCGTCAAACCGATCGGTTTGAAAGACATCACCATCGTCGACGACGCCAAGATGCGCAAGGCGATTACCGCCGC
This window contains:
- a CDS encoding carbohydrate porin, giving the protein MSSAVRFSRTKLSTGLLLGLSCTTALPALAASDSDLLSRSTLTGDWGGLRHQLGEDGIKFTGDYSGETAYNADGGLHRSARYSQNIKLGVQFDLSKLYGVDNAGKVQLTINDRRGNSASEDLVGNRLPIQENYGGLYTRLTELSYERSLFTPALNVKLGYMAMGNDLGGLDSGILCNFMNAGFCGHPLNMSGGSGWTNYPNARLGVRVKYDLSPSWQLRVAAFNVDPESNGNSSRAWHLGPKHTTGTVVPIELVYKHAGELPGEYKLGYYYDSSDVKRIGSDDEVSGRGGHYLLIDQAVWRSPTSEGRSLHAFGQYSAASEAASPFSKWYGTGVVLYKPFEGRPRDTVALGYGRAVPNPRSRDVQQDAALANGAAFPNLDSAEQLIELGYGYQATPWLTLRPNLQYIIEPGAFSGQDIDNSLVVGLQVKAAL